The window GCTTTTAGTCTATTCTGAACAAGCTTTTATAAGGGAAAAGAAAACCTTAGATAGGCAAATAGAAAAAGAGCTGCAAGCAAAAGTCAAAGAATTAAAGCAACTTGCCTCAAAAGCTTTTGATTGCGAAAAAGATGCTAAAGCAGCCTTGAAAGCTTTTGAAAAAAAGCTTAAATATCATCGTCTAGACAAAATAAATACTATACAAAAACGAAGCAAGCAAGAACCTGGCAGACCTAAAAAAGAGCAAGCTTTATCAATCCAGTATAGAATGGAGGCAGCTTTAGCAAAAGATGAGCAAAAAATTTCTACTAGCTTACAAAGAAAAGGAAAATTTATCCTGGCCACTAATGAGCTGAATGCCGAGCTTCTTTCAAATGATGATCTGTTAGACAATTATAAAGGCCAACAATCGGTGGAAAGAGGATTCCGCTTTCTCAAAGATCCCTTATTTATGACTTCGTCGGTATTCCTTAAAAATGAGCAAAGGATTATAGCTTTAGCTATGATTATGTGTCTTTGCTTGCTAGTTTATACCCTTACTCAGCGCCATTTACGTCAACAATTAGAAAAGCTGTCTACCTCCATTCCTAATCAATTAGGAAAACCTACAAAGATGCCTACCCTGCGCTGGATTTTCCAAGTTTTTGAAGGTGTGCACCTCTTAATCAAACGTACTCCTGAGGGTATAAAAGAGTTAATCCTTAATTTAACTCCTAATATGAGGCATATTTTGCAGGTTTTAGGCCCTCCTTTTCAGAAATTATATGCTAATGGAAATTAACTTGCGGAATGTGGGTATTAAGCTCATGCAGCAAGAATTTTCATGTCCAAACGTTGCTAAGAGCATCCATTAGATAATTTCTTAAAAAAACTTAAATATATATAGATTATAGAATTTGAAGTTATAGCAACTCAAAAGCATGTTACGTCTGGTCGGCCCAAAGCTGAGCAAAAACCTTCTATATCTAGCTATCACCTAAAAGGCATAATAGCTTGCACTTTGCCTAACAAGTTAGCCGATACCCTCGCGATGATAAGGCTATGATTTCGTTTGACTTGCTTTTTTAATTTTTATACATTGTCTTTAAATAATAAAAATGCTGAAAATTTATCACTACCTAAGAAATAAAATGCATCCTATCTCTTCGGCCTCTATTGAAAGCTTGCCCAATGAATTGCTACTCCCTATCTTAGAGGCTTGCGTAGTTCCTTCCTTATTTAGCGTCTGTAAAAGATGGCATCATCTGCTGGCTTCTGAAGTCATGCCTTCTCTTTATAAGCAAATAGGTAAAGTGCATGTTCCTCAAGGAAATGTTAAGGAGCAGGCTCTTATTGTAGATAGGATTTATAAGCTAGAAGAAAAGCTTTCTGAGGCCGCAAAGGTAAATGCAATCTTTAGGCGAATCTTTACTTTAGCCAAGTCTTTTTCAGCTTTAGAGTTTAAAGTGCAAATAGAAGAAAAGAGGTATCTTACTCTGGCTAACTACTCTTCCTATCTTCTAAATATTAATCGCCTTTTACTTTGGAAAAAACTTCCTGGTGGGGAAGAATACTTGAGCCGAGAAGAAATTAAGCACGTGTTTCTAGGAAAAAAAGGAGAGCTTTTTAGAGATTGGATTGCAGAAAATCGTGAAAACATCACGGCTTTAGATTTATCTAGAATAGGCTTGACTTATTTACCCTCAGAAATAGGCCAATTGTCTCAGCTGCAATATCTTTACTTAGATCATAACCAACTCACCACTCTGCCTGCAGAAATCGGGCAGTTATCTGAGCTACAAGTTCTTGGCTTAGGAGAAAACGAGCTCACCAACCTGCCTGCAGAAAT is drawn from Neochlamydia sp. AcF84 and contains these coding sequences:
- a CDS encoding IS1634 family transposase, whose amino-acid sequence is LLVYSEQAFIREKKTLDRQIEKELQAKVKELKQLASKAFDCEKDAKAALKAFEKKLKYHRLDKINTIQKRSKQEPGRPKKEQALSIQYRMEAALAKDEQKISTSLQRKGKFILATNELNAELLSNDDLLDNYKGQQSVERGFRFLKDPLFMTSSVFLKNEQRIIALAMIMCLCLLVYTLTQRHLRQQLEKLSTSIPNQLGKPTKMPTLRWIFQVFEGVHLLIKRTPEGIKELILNLTPNMRHILQVLGPPFQKLYANGN